The sequence GATGCTTGTTTTTGCTGTTCTGCCAACTGGTGAATCGGGTGTTGATCATCGGGATAGAAACTGCACGCAGCAATAAACAGACAGCCGGGATAGCGCTGATTCTGTACTTGTTCACTGAGCGTCTGATAGCGTGCTAACAGTTTTTGCTTCGGTGATAGGGTTTCGTCTAGCTGCAACTGACGCCGCCAAGTATCTATTTGCTGGCCATGGTAGCGCAGGCAGTCATACAGCAGAGCCTCGCGATCGGGCCAAAAACGGGTTAGGTCACTGACTTCAACCGAGACCTCTTTTGCCAGCATCTCCAGAGTGGTATTTGCCAGTCCTTGTTGCTCTAACAGATTGAGCGCACTGCTTAATACTTGTTCACGTTGCACGTTGCTCTCCTCCAACTTCGTCTCTGGCAAGTGTGGTTTACCTTGGCCTATTGCGCAAATAGTGCCAGCGGCAGAGAGTTCAAAACGGATTAACACTCTCCACCTGCCGACTCTGTACCTTATCACTACTGTGGCGAGATCTGGCGAACTCTTTAGTGGCTTATCGATAGCATCCTAATCGTTAGGTGATTTTCCGTGCCCAGAGTCTGTGAAGCAGTCCGCATTGTATTGTGCATCTGCCTATAAGCATTCGCGAATAACTTATTATTCCTGTTCTTTTGCCCGATGGTTTATTGGAACGTGGTTTCTATAATGATTACCGTGAATTGTAGCGATACTGAATCGTACAGAAACAGGCACAAAATTAAGCCACAAAATGCTGCGGTGTGTGCTGGCAACCTGAATTGCATAACGTCCTGCATCGAGCCTTCGTTCAGACCGGGCGTTCTATCATAAGGATCGAAAATGAGTCTCCCAAATTATCCTAATCAGTTCCGCCGCAACCTACAGCAAGGGCAAACCCTGATTGGCTGCTGGAGTGCGCTGGCAAATCATATCTCAGCGGAAGTTCTGGGTCTGGCGGGGTTTGATTGGTTGGTATTGGATGGTGAACACGCCCCGAATGATGTCACGACATTTATTCCGCAGCTTATGGCACTGACAGGCAGCGGCAGCGCTCCCGTGGTGCGCGCCCCTTGCAATGAGCCAGTTATTATTAAGCGCTTATTGGATATCGGTTTCTACAACTTCCTGATTCCTTTTGTTGAGAGTGAAGAGGAGGCTATCCGAGCAGTGGCCTCAACCCGCTATCCGCCCGCAGGGATTCGCGGGGTTTCCGTTTCCCATCGTGGCAACCATTACGGCACTGTGCCGGACTACTTCGCCACCATCAACGACAACATTACTGTGCTGGTGCAAATCGAAAGTCAGCAAGGGGTCGATAATCTGGATGCTATCGCCGCCGTCGAGGGGGTGGATGGCATATTTGTCGGGCCGGGGGATCTCTCCGCTGCGCTGGGTTATTTGGGGCAGCCAAACCATCCCGAAGTACAAAAAGTGATTCGCCATATTTTTGACCGCGCCAAAGCGCAGGGTAAGCCGAGTGGCATTCTGGCCCCCGTTGATGCTGATGCCCGCCGCTATCTGGAGTGGGGTGCCACCTTTGTGGCCGTCGGCAGTGATTTGGGGGTATTCCGCAGTGCAACTCAGGCGCTGTGCGACAAATTTAAGAAATAGTAGTGATTAAGAAATAGCAGTGAGTCTGTTTCAAGCATTCAGCGCTGCCGTATTGACGGCCTTGCGACTTAATTGAGGAGTGACAAATGAAAATCGGCTTTATTGGTTTAGGGATTATGGGAAAGCCAATGAGTAAAAATCTGCTGAAAGCAGGTTACTCATTAATGGTCCTTGATCGGAATGCTGCGGCACTGGATGAGCTGCTCAGTGCTGGCGCGACAGCGGCTGCCACCCCAAAAGCGCTGGCAGCAGAGTGCGACATTATTATCACTATGTTGCCTAACTCACCCCATGTGAAAGAGGTGGTGTTAGGTGAGAACGGCGTGATTGAAGGGGCAAAACCGGGGGCTGTGCTGATTGATATGAGCTCGATTGCCCCTTTAGTCAGCCGTGAAATCAGTGAAGCACTGGCGGTAAAACAGGTCGCCATGTTAGATGCGCCGGTCAGTGGTGGCGAGCCAAAAGCCATTGATGGCACCTTGTCCGTGATGGTCGGTGGTGATAAAGCGGTGTTCGATAAGTGCTTCGACATTATGAAAGCCATGGGGGGTTCCGTGGTGCATACCGGAGATATCGGTGCTGGTAATGTGACCAAACTGGCTAATCAGGTGGTGGTGGCGCTGAATATTGCGGCGATGTCTGAAGCGCTGGTCTTGGCGACCAAAGCGGGCGTGAATCCTGATCTGGTGTTCCAAGCCATTCGTGGTGGGCTGGCGGGCAGTACTGTACTGGAAGCCAAAGCGCCCATGGTGATGGATCGTAACTTCAAACCGGGCTTCCGCATTGATTTACATATTAAAGATTTGGCTAATGCTCTCGACACCTCCCACGGTGTGGGGGCGCAATTGCCACTGACTGCGGCCGTCATGGAGATGATGCAGGCGCTGAAAGCGGATGGATTGGGTGATGCCGACCACAGCGCGTTGGCCTGCTATTACGAGAAATTGGCCAAAGTTGAAGTGGCACGTTAATTGTTGAAGTGACACGTTAATCAGTGGCGTCGGCACTCTCGGGTGCTGACCATTGAGTAGCAAAGCTATACTGATAAGCATCCCGATATCCTGAGCGGCTGGTTGATAAAGTCGGAGCCTGCGTGACGTCGGATAGCTCATGAGATTGAATCATTTATGAAAATAGTCATCGCCCCGGACTCTTATAAAGAAAGTTTATCCGCGCTAGAGGTTGCGGTGCAGATTGAAGCGGGTTTTCGCACTCAGTTTCCTGATGCGCACTATATCAAGTTGCCGGTTGCTGATGGTGGCGAAGGCACAGTAGAAGCCATGGTCGCAGCAACCGCAGGTCGGATTATCAAGGTCGATGTGACCGGCCCGTTAGGGGATAACGTCGATGCTTTTTACGGGATCTCTGGTGATGAGAAGTGCGCCTTTATTGAAATGGCGGCCGCCAGCGGGCTAGAGCTTGTGCCGCTGGCGCAGCGCAATCCACTGAAAACCACCTCCTATGGCACGGGTGAACTGATTTTGCATGCGCTGAATCAGGGGGTGAAACATATCATTATCGGTATCGGTGGCAGTGCAACCAATGATGGCGGTGCGGGTATGGTACAGGCGTTGGGGGTTAAGTTGCTGAATAAGCAGGGCCAGCCGCTGGGGTTGGGGGGCGAGAAACTGGCTGATCTGGATGTGATTGATATCACCGCTCTCGACTCCCGAATTCAGCAGTGCCAAATTGATGTCGCCTGTGATGTCACCAATCCACTGACCGGCCGTGAAGGGGCCTCGGCAGTTTTCGGGCCGCAAAAAGGCGCGACACCTGACATGATCGCTCAACTGGATGAGGGGCTATCGCACTATGCTGGCGTGATTAAACGCTATCTGGATATTGACGTTGATCAGGTCGAAGGGGCGGGGGCGGCAGGAGGGTTAGGTGCGGGACTGCTCGCATTTTGTGGGGCGACCTTAAGCCCCGGCATTGATATTGTGACGGATGCACTCGGTCTGGACGCACTGGTGCGGGACGCCACTTTTGTGATTACTGGCGAAGGGCGCATCGACAGCCAAACCATTCACGGCAAGGTCCCTATTGGGGTCGCCAGAGTGGCTAAACGTTATAACAAGCCAGTGATTGGGATTGCCGGGAGCCTGACAGACGATGTGGATGTGGTCTATGAGCATGGTCTGGATGCGGTATTTAGTGTGATTTACAGTATTTGCACCTTAGAGCAGGCGCTAGATAATGCCGCCGATAATGTGTTCAGAACCGCACGGAACATCGCCGCGACACTGGCGATAGGTATAGCGGCGGGCAAAGCCTAATTTTTGGGAGGTCAGGGCTAACGATGAATTGGCCCTGATCTCCTGACTGGCAGCCCACATTTCTCGCAACACCCCGCCTGCATTCGCCATTTTTGTGACCCTCACCGCAACTCTTTCTCTTCGTCATGTAAGTTGGGCATTTGTCCAATGTAATCCCCCATCAGACCGCCTATGCTGGTGCATCAGCCCAGATTGAGGCCTTCCATGAGTGTATATAATCTTGACCCCCGGCTAGCCCAAGAGATCGTCACCCGCACCATGAAGATCATTGATACCAATATTAATGTGATGGATGGTAAGGGGCGGATCATTGGCAGCGGCGATGAAGAACGCCTCGGCGAGTTACATGAAGGGGCGCTATTGTCGCTCTCTCATGGACGGATCGTCGATATTGATGAAGCGGTAGCTCGCCAGTTGCACGGCGTGAGGCCGGGGATCAACCTGCCGCTGCGCCTTGAGGGGGAGATCGTCGGGGTGATTGGTTTGACCGGCAATCCGGGCCAACTACGGCAATATGGCGAACTGGTCTGCATGGCCGCAGAGATGATGATGGAGCAGGCGCGATTAGTGCATCTGCTGGCGCAAGACAGCCGTTTACGTGAAGAGCTGGTACTCAACCTAATTCGTACTGAAGAGATATCACCCGCGCTGATTGAATGGGCGCAGCGGCTTGGGGTGGATATCAATGAGCCGCGTGTGGTGGCGGTGGTGGATGTGGACAGCGGCCAGTTGAGTGTTGACAGCGCCATGTCAGAGTTACAGGAGCTGCAAACCCTGCTGACGACACCGGAGCGTAACAACCTGATTGCGATTGTCTCCCTGACTGAAATGGTGGTGCTGAAACCGGCGCTGAACAGTCATGGCCGCTGGGATGCCATTGACCATCGGCGGCGGATGGAGTTGTTACTCTCCCGCATGACGGAGCGAGGCCGCCTGCGGGTGCGGCTCTCATTGGGGAACTTCTTTACCGGCCCCGGCAGCATTGCCCGCTCATACCGCACTGCCCGCACCACCATGGCGGTGGGCAAACAGCGGTTGCCGGAGCAACGCAGCTACTACTATCAGGATTTGGTGCTGCCGGTCCTGCTGGACAGTCTGCGGGGTGGCTGGCAAGCCAATGAGCTGGCGCTGCCGTTAGCCAAATTGCGGGCAATGGACAGCAATGGCCTGCTGCGCCGGACGTTAGCCTGCTGGTTTCGTAACAATGTACAGCCAACGGCGACGGCAAAAGCGCTATTTATTCACCGTAACACCTTGGAATATCGGCTGAATCGAATTTCTGAGCTGACGGGGTTGGATTTGGCGAACTTCGATGACCGCCTGTTGCTGTATGTGGCCTTGCAGTTGGGGGAGCAGGAATAGCGGGGTGAACAAAAAAGGCCGAGTCAGTGACCCGGCCAGAGAAGGATGCAGAAAGTGTTAGGTCACAGGTGCTGGGTTAAACACCGCCAAGGCATTGCGCAGCCCCCATTGATCTGACCAAGTGCGTTTGCGGTCACTGGCAATATCCAGAATCAATTCAAACAATTGCTGGCCGACCTCTTCGATGGTTGCATCACCAGTGGCAATGGTTCCGGCATCAATATCCATCAAATCATGCCAGCGATTAGCCAGATCAGTGCGCGTCGCCATTTTGATCACCGGTACTGCTGCTAACCCATAAGGGGTGCCGCGCCCGGTGGTGAACACCTGCACGGTAATGCCAGAGGCCAATTGTTGGGTGCCGCAGACGAAATCACTGGCGGGTGTGGCGGCAAAGATCAGCCCCCGTTTGGTCGGGCGCTGACCGGGAGAGAGCACTTCAGAAATGGCGCTGCGGCCCGATTTGGCAATCGACCCCAGTGCTTTCTCAACCACATTTGCCAGCCCGCCCTTTTTATTCCCTGGCGAAGGGTTAGCGCTGCGGTCAGTTTTACCGGTTTCGAGATAGTCATCGTACCATTTCATCTCTTCGAGCAGCCTTCTACCCACCTCTTCGTTGACGGCGCGCGGTGTTAACAAATGGATGGCATCGCGGACTTCGGTCACTTCCGAGAACATGACTGTCGCCCCGCAGCGCACCAGCAAATCGGAGGCGTAGCCCACCGCAGGGTTAGCGGTCACACCAGAGAAAGCATCACTGCCACCACACTGCATACCCACCACCAGATCAGCAGCCGGGCAGGTCTCGCGCTGGCGCAGGTTCAGGCGTTGCAGGTGCTTTTCAGCCACTTGCAGGATCTCATCGACCATTGAGCGGAAGCCCACATGTTTCTCATCCTGTAGGCGCACAATATTGCTCTCATCCAGTGAGATCACCTGCACATCCGGCGTCCCTTCCAATAGGCGTTCAGGTTGCAACTTTTCACAGCCGAGGCCCACCACCATGACTTCGCCACCAAAATTGGGATTGAGTGCCAGATTGTGAATGGTGCGAATGGGCACAACCGCCGCGGGGGCATTGATGGCAACGCCGCAGCCATAAAGGTGATTAAGTGCGACCACGCCATCGACATTTGGGTATTTCGGCAGCAGTGTGCGCTCAATGATATTGACCACATAATCGACGACGCCCGCCACACAATGGACGCTGGTGGTAATGGCAAGCAGGTTTTTGGTGCCGACACTGCCGTCCGCGTTGCGGTAGCCCTCAAAGGTGTAACCCTCCAGTGGCGGCAATGGGGCGGGGACGGCGGTGGCAAGGGGCAAGGTTTCCAGCGCGGGGGCGGCGGGTAACTCGACCAGTGATTCATCTATCCAGCCACCACGGGCAATATCACGGACGGCCAAGCCAATCACCTCGGCATAGCGAATAATCGCCCCGCCTTTTGGGATGTCAACCAAGGCGACTTTATGGCCTTGCGGGACATGCTCAATCAGTTCGAGGCCACATTTAAACCGGGTGCCAGCACAAAGCCCATTGTTATTCACCACAATGGCAACGTTATCCGCGTCCTGCACTTTAATATAAAGCGGGTTATCTACAGGACGATTACAAGTGCTCATAATATTATCCTTATAATATTTATATCGATAATATAACTGTTATTCTTCTCAATACAGCCATTGTTTATCTTGAATACGATTCGTCTTAAATTCTATTTTTATGCCACTAGGATGTTTTCAATTCCAGTCGCTTAATATCGCCGACAATAAATAAGTAGCAGAACATCGCCATCAGAGCAGAACAACCCACAAAGATTAATGCGGCATTAAAGGAGTGTAACTCCTTAACCAAGTAGCCGATAACCAAAGGGGTGACGATAGAGGCGACATTACCAAAGACGTTAAACATCCCGCCGCACAGGCCCACAATCTCTTTGGGTGCGGTATCGGCAATCACTGGCCAACCCAAGGCACCGAAACCTTTGCCGAAGAAGGCTAATGCCATCAATGCAACGACCACAAAGTCGCTGTCGACGTAGTTACACAGAATAATACTGGATGCCAACAGCATCCCTAACACGATAGGGAGTTTACGGGCGAAGGTCAGTGAATGGCCGCGCTTAATGAGTGAGTCAGAGAATACGCCGCCTAATACACCACCGGCAAACCCGCATAAGGCGGGAACAGATGCCACCATGCCCACTTTTAAAATAGACATCCCTTTATCTTGCACTAGATAAATAGGGAACCAGGTGAGGAAGAACCAGGTAATGGTATTAATAAAGTATTGCCCAAAGAAGACGCCCAACATCATTCGACTGGATAACAATTGCTTCATGTAATCTAATTTAGGACCACTTTTATGACCGTCGGGTTTCTTGTGATCCATATCAACAACGGCACCGCCTTGTTTGATGTATTCAAGCTCCGA comes from Yersinia mollaretii ATCC 43969 and encodes:
- a CDS encoding transcriptional regulator; the encoded protein is MQREQVLSSALNLLEQQGLANTTLEMLAKEVSVEVSDLTRFWPDREALLYDCLRYHGQQIDTWRRQLQLDETLSPKQKLLARYQTLSEQVQNQRYPGCLFIAACSFYPDDQHPIHQLAEQQKQASLFYTQELLREMDADDAGMVAQQMELILEGCLSKLLVKRQLQDVDVAKQLAEDVLDVAQCRKNGALS
- the garL gene encoding 2-dehydro-3-deoxyglucarate aldolase, which encodes MSLPNYPNQFRRNLQQGQTLIGCWSALANHISAEVLGLAGFDWLVLDGEHAPNDVTTFIPQLMALTGSGSAPVVRAPCNEPVIIKRLLDIGFYNFLIPFVESEEEAIRAVASTRYPPAGIRGVSVSHRGNHYGTVPDYFATINDNITVLVQIESQQGVDNLDAIAAVEGVDGIFVGPGDLSAALGYLGQPNHPEVQKVIRHIFDRAKAQGKPSGILAPVDADARRYLEWGATFVAVGSDLGVFRSATQALCDKFKK
- the garR gene encoding 2-hydroxy-3-oxopropionate reductase, with the protein product MKIGFIGLGIMGKPMSKNLLKAGYSLMVLDRNAAALDELLSAGATAAATPKALAAECDIIITMLPNSPHVKEVVLGENGVIEGAKPGAVLIDMSSIAPLVSREISEALAVKQVAMLDAPVSGGEPKAIDGTLSVMVGGDKAVFDKCFDIMKAMGGSVVHTGDIGAGNVTKLANQVVVALNIAAMSEALVLATKAGVNPDLVFQAIRGGLAGSTVLEAKAPMVMDRNFKPGFRIDLHIKDLANALDTSHGVGAQLPLTAAVMEMMQALKADGLGDADHSALACYYEKLAKVEVAR
- a CDS encoding glycerate kinase encodes the protein MKIVIAPDSYKESLSALEVAVQIEAGFRTQFPDAHYIKLPVADGGEGTVEAMVAATAGRIIKVDVTGPLGDNVDAFYGISGDEKCAFIEMAAASGLELVPLAQRNPLKTTSYGTGELILHALNQGVKHIIIGIGGSATNDGGAGMVQALGVKLLNKQGQPLGLGGEKLADLDVIDITALDSRIQQCQIDVACDVTNPLTGREGASAVFGPQKGATPDMIAQLDEGLSHYAGVIKRYLDIDVDQVEGAGAAGGLGAGLLAFCGATLSPGIDIVTDALGLDALVRDATFVITGEGRIDSQTIHGKVPIGVARVAKRYNKPVIGIAGSLTDDVDVVYEHGLDAVFSVIYSICTLEQALDNAADNVFRTARNIAATLAIGIAAGKA
- a CDS encoding CdaR family transcriptional regulator, whose amino-acid sequence is MSVYNLDPRLAQEIVTRTMKIIDTNINVMDGKGRIIGSGDEERLGELHEGALLSLSHGRIVDIDEAVARQLHGVRPGINLPLRLEGEIVGVIGLTGNPGQLRQYGELVCMAAEMMMEQARLVHLLAQDSRLREELVLNLIRTEEISPALIEWAQRLGVDINEPRVVAVVDVDSGQLSVDSAMSELQELQTLLTTPERNNLIAIVSLTEMVVLKPALNSHGRWDAIDHRRRMELLLSRMTERGRLRVRLSLGNFFTGPGSIARSYRTARTTMAVGKQRLPEQRSYYYQDLVLPVLLDSLRGGWQANELALPLAKLRAMDSNGLLRRTLACWFRNNVQPTATAKALFIHRNTLEYRLNRISELTGLDLANFDDRLLLYVALQLGEQE
- the garD gene encoding galactarate dehydratase gives rise to the protein MSTCNRPVDNPLYIKVQDADNVAIVVNNNGLCAGTRFKCGLELIEHVPQGHKVALVDIPKGGAIIRYAEVIGLAVRDIARGGWIDESLVELPAAPALETLPLATAVPAPLPPLEGYTFEGYRNADGSVGTKNLLAITTSVHCVAGVVDYVVNIIERTLLPKYPNVDGVVALNHLYGCGVAINAPAAVVPIRTIHNLALNPNFGGEVMVVGLGCEKLQPERLLEGTPDVQVISLDESNIVRLQDEKHVGFRSMVDEILQVAEKHLQRLNLRQRETCPAADLVVGMQCGGSDAFSGVTANPAVGYASDLLVRCGATVMFSEVTEVRDAIHLLTPRAVNEEVGRRLLEEMKWYDDYLETGKTDRSANPSPGNKKGGLANVVEKALGSIAKSGRSAISEVLSPGQRPTKRGLIFAATPASDFVCGTQQLASGITVQVFTTGRGTPYGLAAVPVIKMATRTDLANRWHDLMDIDAGTIATGDATIEEVGQQLFELILDIASDRKRTWSDQWGLRNALAVFNPAPVT
- a CDS encoding MFS transporter yields the protein MSLEAAVPEKRTHVRYIILLIIFIVTAINYADRATLSIAGTEVAKELQLDAVAMGYIFSAFGWAYLLMQIPGGWLLDRYGSKRVYTYSLFFWSLFTFTQGFVDMFPIAYAAISMFIMRFMLGFSEAPSFPANARIVAAWFPTKERGTASAIFNSAQYFSLAIFSPLLGYLTFAWGWQHVFTVMGGLGFVLTIAWVKFIHNPTDHPDMSASELEYIKQGGAVVDMDHKKPDGHKSGPKLDYMKQLLSSRMMLGVFFGQYFINTITWFFLTWFPIYLVQDKGMSILKVGMVASVPALCGFAGGVLGGVFSDSLIKRGHSLTFARKLPIVLGMLLASSIILCNYVDSDFVVVALMALAFFGKGFGALGWPVIADTAPKEIVGLCGGMFNVFGNVASIVTPLVIGYLVKELHSFNAALIFVGCSALMAMFCYLFIVGDIKRLELKTS